A single genomic interval of Pithys albifrons albifrons isolate INPA30051 chromosome 11, PitAlb_v1, whole genome shotgun sequence harbors:
- the CCNL1 gene encoding cyclin-L1 encodes MAAPPPGPAAAPPAPAAPPGILIGDRLYSEVSLTIDHSLIPEERLSPTPSMQDGLDLQCETDLRILGCELIQAAGILLRLPQVAMATGQVLFHRFFYSKSFVKHSFEIVAMACINLASKIEEAPRRIRDVINVFHHLRQLRAKRTPSPLILDQNYINTKNQVIKAERRVLKELGFCVHVKHPHKIIVMYLQVLECERNQTLVQTAWNYMNDSLRTNVFVRFQPETIACACIYLAARALQIPLPTRPHWFLLFGTTEEEIQEICLTTLKLYTRKKPNYEFLDKEVEKRKMALQEAKLKAKGLNPDGTPALSALGGFSPASKPSSPREVKAEEKSPLSVNTKTIKKEPEERQQGSKSPYNGLRKESKRSRSSRSGSRSRSRTKSRSRSHSPRRHYNNRRSLSGTYSSRSRSRSRSHSGSPRRHHNHGSPHAKAKHGREELKGAGRHGHKRKKSRSRSQSKSREHSDAAKKHRHERSHHRERRERSRSFERSHKGKHHGGSGRSGHGRHRR; translated from the exons atggccgccccgccgcccggccccgccgctgcgccgcccgcccccgccgcgccgcccggAATCCTCATCGGCGACCGCCTCTACTCCGAGGTGTCGCTCACCATCGACCACTCGCTGATCCCCGAGGAGCGCCTCTCGCCCACCCCCTCCATGCAGGACGGGCTGGACCTGCAGTGCGAGACCGACCTGCGCATCCTGGGCTGCGAGCTCATCCAGGCGGCCGGCATCCTGCTGCGGCTGCCGCAG GTGGCCATGGCGACAGGGCAGGTGCTCTTCCACCGCTTCTTCTACTCCAAGTCCTTCGTCAAGCACAGCTTTGAg ATTGTTGCCATGGCCTGCATCAATCTCGCGTCCAAAATCGAAGAGGCGCCTCGGCGGATAAGGGACGTGATCAACGTGTTCCATCACTTGAGGCAGTTAAGAGCAAAAAG GACTCCAAGCCCCCTGATACTTGATCAGAACTACATAAACACCAAAAATCAAGTAATCAAAGCAGAAAGGAGGGTACTGAAGGAGTTGGGATTTTGTGTTCATGTCAAGCATCCTCATAAG ATCATTGTTATGTATTTACAAGTCCTGGAATGTGAACGTAATCAAACCCTGGTACAGACAGCCTG GAATTACATGAACGACAGCCTTCGGACGAACGTGTTTGTTCGCTTCCAGCCCGAGACCATTGCCTGTGCCTGCATTTACCTCGctgccagggccctgcag ATTCCGCTGCCTACTCGTCCTCACTGGTTCTTGCTCTTTGGCACCACGGAAGAGGAGATTCAGGAGATCTGCCTGACAACTCTCAAGCTTTATACCAGAAAAAAG CCCAATTATGAATTTCTGGATAAAGAagtggaaaagaggaaaatggcaCTACAGGAGGCTAAACTGAAGGCAAAAGGTTTAAATCCAGATGGAACTCCAGCACTGTCAGCACTGGGTGGCTTTTCTCCTGCATCCAAACCAT CTTCCCCAAGAGAAGTAAAGGCTGAAGAGAAATCTCCATTGTCTGTTAATACCAAAACCATTAAGAAAGAGCCAGAAGAGAGGCAGCAGGGCTCAAAGAGCCCTTACAATGG cctgagaaaagaaagcaagagaagcCGAAGCAGCAGAAGTGGCAGTCGGTCCAGGTCGAGGACAAAGTCTCGGTCGCGCTCCCACAGCCCGAGGCGGCA ctACAACAACCGGCGCAGCCTGTCGGGCACGTACAGCTCTCGCTCGCGCAGCCGCTCGCGCAGCCACAGCGGCAGCCCCCGGCGGCACCACAACCACGGCTCGCCGCACGCCAAGGCCAAGCACGGCCGCGAGGAGCTCAAGGGCGCCGGCAGGCACGGCCACAAGCGGAAAAAGTCGCGCTCCCGCTCGCAGAGCAAGTCCCGGGAGCACTCGGACGCCGCCAAGAAGCACCGGCACGAGCGCAGCCACCACCGCGAGCGGCGCGAGCGCTCCCGCTCCTTCGAGCGCTCCCACAAGGGCAAGCACCACGGCGGCAGCGGGCGCTCGGGCCACGGCCGGCACCGGCGCTGA